One Halovivax ruber XH-70 genomic region harbors:
- a CDS encoding eCIS core domain-containing protein, with translation MRSAQPASGPTELWPEAKARAKEVRGRIENRPDEIPIDNNRQNLAAFRRNKDAHKAAGSAGDAGVPESVREVISSSGQSLDASIQHAVEDRMGDSFGDVQIHTGPQAAKACEDINARAFTVGNHIAFNSGEYDPESPEGQHLLAHELAHVRQQTGGALSMMPQQNVELEVDPDPQLEREAEETAQRVMEGGELGIQRMAKTEVHVQRSVKSVMSSVGSKLGLGGSDSEAQSRFQELNDGDLSETVGKLVENQREIMATLEPQHRTKTETIGAAAGKGAIGAVGGLAGAAIGTMIAPGVGTAGGAVAGQQLVTELASGVASDVSKAAYDPVFEAGSTALAEKSSAFGAYIEDLIDEKVRQRFGGSDHNDDTKF, from the coding sequence ATGCGGTCGGCACAGCCAGCGTCGGGGCCGACGGAACTGTGGCCGGAAGCGAAGGCTCGCGCCAAGGAGGTGCGCGGACGGATCGAGAATCGACCTGACGAGATCCCAATCGACAACAATCGCCAGAATCTAGCTGCCTTCCGTCGGAACAAGGACGCCCACAAGGCGGCTGGTTCGGCTGGCGATGCAGGTGTTCCCGAAAGCGTCCGCGAGGTCATCTCCTCGTCGGGCCAGTCACTTGACGCCTCGATCCAGCACGCGGTCGAGGATCGGATGGGTGACTCGTTCGGTGACGTGCAGATACACACCGGACCGCAAGCCGCGAAGGCTTGCGAGGACATCAACGCCCGGGCCTTTACGGTCGGGAATCACATCGCGTTCAACTCGGGTGAGTACGATCCGGAGAGCCCAGAGGGCCAGCACCTGCTCGCGCACGAACTGGCTCACGTGAGACAGCAGACCGGCGGCGCGCTGTCGATGATGCCCCAGCAGAACGTCGAGTTGGAGGTAGACCCGGATCCACAACTCGAACGCGAGGCCGAGGAGACCGCCCAGCGCGTGATGGAAGGCGGCGAGCTCGGGATCCAACGCATGGCGAAGACGGAGGTCCACGTCCAGCGATCGGTGAAGTCGGTGATGTCGTCGGTTGGCTCGAAATTGGGCCTCGGTGGCAGTGACTCCGAGGCGCAATCACGTTTTCAGGAGTTGAACGACGGCGATCTGTCCGAGACGGTCGGAAAACTGGTGGAGAACCAGCGGGAGATTATGGCCACGCTCGAACCACAGCATCGGACCAAGACCGAGACTATCGGAGCGGCAGCCGGCAAGGGGGCTATCGGGGCGGTTGGTGGCCTCGCTGGGGCCGCTATCGGGACGATGATCGCACCTGGTGTGGGAACGGCGGGCGGCGCGGTCGCTGGCCAGCAACTCGTCACGGAACTCGCGTCTGGCGTCGCGAGTGACGTCTCGAAGGCGGCGTACGACCCCGTTTTCGAGGCCGGGTCGACGGCGTTAGCCGAAAAGTCCAGCGCCTTCGGCGCCTATATCGAGGATCTGATCGACGAAAAGGTCCGTCAGCGCTTCGGTGGGAGTGACCATAACGACGATACCAAATTCTAA
- a CDS encoding eCIS core domain-containing protein produces the protein MGDSFSDVQIHTGPTAAKACEEINARAFTVGNHIAFNAGEYDPESPEGQHLLAHVKQQTGAAISMMPQADADLEIDPDPQLEREADQAAEEALSGEEALIVNRLGTDVHIQRMPEGEQIDQARQEADERFGSDVPADPEVLAKEVEQLKANQQQVLEVLSQAQPGAPSEGEWGETATKGLLGSLASMGTGAAVGAAVGSIFPGLGTEAGAAVGTAASGVVGDFVKQGIGWASDNLVDEKAASLEQMYEEISRMYEELKDEGNAHGGATKFGANNESGISG, from the coding sequence ATGGGTGACTCGTTCAGCGACGTGCAGATCCACACCGGGCCGACGGCGGCGAAGGCCTGTGAGGAGATCAACGCCCGCGCGTTCACAGTCGGGAATCACATCGCGTTCAACGCGGGCGAGTACGATCCGGAGAGCCCAGAGGGCCAGCACCTACTCGCGCACGTCAAACAGCAAACCGGGGCGGCGATCTCGATGATGCCGCAAGCGGATGCGGACCTGGAGATCGATCCGGATCCGCAACTGGAGCGAGAGGCGGATCAGGCAGCTGAAGAAGCGCTCTCGGGTGAGGAGGCGCTGATCGTGAACCGACTGGGAACTGACGTACACATCCAGCGGATGCCCGAAGGGGAGCAGATCGACCAGGCTCGTCAGGAGGCCGACGAGCGCTTCGGCTCGGACGTGCCGGCCGACCCGGAAGTCCTGGCGAAGGAAGTCGAACAGCTCAAAGCGAACCAGCAGCAGGTGCTCGAAGTCCTGAGCCAGGCGCAACCAGGTGCACCGTCCGAGGGCGAGTGGGGAGAGACGGCGACGAAAGGACTCCTCGGCTCGCTGGCGAGTATGGGAACGGGCGCTGCAGTCGGTGCAGCGGTTGGGTCGATCTTCCCCGGTCTCGGGACCGAAGCCGGAGCAGCCGTCGGAACAGCTGCATCCGGCGTCGTCGGCGATTTCGTGAAACAGGGCATCGGCTGGGCATCGGACAACCTGGTCGACGAGAAGGCCGCGAGCCTCGAACAGATGTACGAGGAGATCTCACGGATGTACGAGGAGTTGAAGGATGAGGGGAATGCGCATGGTGGTGCAACTAAATTTGGGGCCAACAATGAAAGCGGAATTTCTGGGTGA